GCCGGGCTCCGCCCTCCGGTCGCCGAAGGCCAATGGCGCAGAGGCGGAAGCGGGGTCGCCAATGAGCGGCGAGGGGTCGGGGGCGTGTCCAGGAGGGCCTTCCCCAATGGGAGCGGCTCGGCCGACGGGCGCTGTCCAACGAGGCCCCCCGGGAAAGAGAGGTCAGGGAGCGCAGTCTCCAATCAGCGCGGCCGGCCGCCCTCCCCTGCCATAGGTGGGGCCGCGGGGCGGGTCcgagccggcccctccccgaCGGACGGCGGCGGGGGGGCGTGGCCGCGGCGCGAAAGGCCGGCGGCGGGCGGCGACCGCAGTTCCCGGCGCGCGCTGGCTCCGGCGCGCGCTCCGCACCATGGCCGGCCTGGGGCGGCCCGGCCCAGGGCCCCGCGCCGCGCTGCCCGCCTGGAAACGGGAGATCTTGGAGCGGAAGCGGGCCAAGCTGGCCGCTTTGGGCGGGGGCGCGGCGCCTGAGACCCGGGCCGAGGCGGGCGCGGCGGAGCCCCCGGGGCCGGCGGCCGAGCGGCTCGTGCTGGCCGACAGCCTGGGCCCGCTGCGCGAGAACCCGTTCATGCGGCTGGAGTCGGAGCGGCGGCGCGGGacgcggggcggcggcggcgagggGCCGGCGGGGGCGCGGCCGGTGCAGCAGCTGCTGGAACTGTACCGCCGCGTGCCCGGCGTGCGCACCATCCACGCCGACAACATCCTCATCATCGAGTCGGCCCCGGGCTTCCCGCccgccggccccggccccggcccggccgCCCGCATCCGCGCCGCCGAGGTGCTCGTGTACGAGGCGCCAACGCCGCCCGGGCGCGTCAGCCGCCTGCTCCAGAAGTTCGACGCGCCGGTCCGCCGCGGGAGCCTGGAGCGCGGCCGCACCCCGCCGCCGGCTCCCGGCCCCGCCGCCTCGCGCGTGGGTGAGCGCGCAACCTGCTTCGAGCCTGAGCGCCGCGGAGCAGGCCCCGGGGCGCGGCGCAGCGACTTCCTGCAGAGGACCGGCAGCAACTCCTTCACCGTCCACCCTCGGGGCCTGCACCGCAGCGCTGGCCCTCGCCCGCTCCCCAACGAGCCTGCAGCCCCCGAGTCCCCAGCCGGCGCTGCCAACGGCCTCGCGGGCTCCGCACCTGGGCCGGGCGAGTGGAAGCCAAAGGTGGAGTCGGAGGAGACCCCGGTCCACCCGCCCCCCAGCCCGGGGACCCCCGGTGCCACTCCAGCCGCGTCCCTGGCCTTGCCCACACCCAGCCCTGCCGGTGCCACTCCCAGCCAGCGCCAGTGGGTCTCCGCGGCCACCAGCGCCAATGACTCTTTTGAGGTCCGGCGGGCCTCCAAGCCAGACATAGACAGGATCCCTGCTGGGGACCtccaggcccgggccctggccagCCTCCGTGTGAACTCCCGAAACTCCTTCCTGTTCATCCCCAAGCGCAAGGACTCTGGGGCCCCCCCTCCTGAAGGGAGGCAGGCCGGAGGGCTGCCTGAGAGAGAGGTTGGCTGGTCCTCCCAAAGCCTGGAGCTCGAAGCCCAGCTGGTGCCTAGAAGGGACAGCGTGCCTGCGGGAGGGAGGAGCCCCTTGGGGGTCGAGGAGGCGGCCTGCGCCAGGCCAGCTACTGCCCTGGTGGACCAGGCTCTTAGGCGGCAGAGGCTGTCCTCACCATCCCCATGTCCGTTGGCTGCCGACGAAGCTAAGCCTGCCCAGGGCCTCGGGGTCCCCAGCCTGGCCaagagcagcagggagcctgggaggcCCGGGTTGCCTGTTACCTTCATCGATGAAGTGGACTCGGAGGATGAGGTCCCCCAGGAAGCCAAACTGCTCTGCCCGGGAGCTGCTGAGCCTCCTTGGTGCCCCCTGCACCCCGCTGGGCCCGGGCACCCATCGGGGCGCCGGCATCTAGGTGGCAACACCTTCACCGTGGTGCCCAAGAGAAAACCAGGGTCCCCGCAGGCCAGTGCGGAGCCCAGGAcacaggaggctgaggaggacgAGGCGGGCGGCTCGTCAGATCCCCCCGCCGCCCCGGGGACCACACTGAAGAAGCGCTACCCTACTGTGCATGAGATTGAGGTGATCGGTGGCTACCTGGCCCTGGAGAAGTCCTGCCTCACCAAGGCCGGCTCCTCGAGAAAGAAGGTCAGTCGGGGAGCAGGGGAGAGTGGTGACACCTGGCTTGGCTGGGGGTTGGCTTCTGTGGGGACCAGAGGAAACCCCGGACTGGGTGGCCATGCAAGCTCCGGGAGggctgagctggggagggggatcCCTGGTCTGGGCTCCAGTGGAACCCTGGTGGCGCAGAGGGGACAGCTTGCTTCAGGTGTATTTCGCCAGTCCAGCCAGCACCATGGCTGCCTTTTTGTGCCCGTGACTGTACCTGGGATTGGCGGGGCAGACCTGTCTTACCGTGGGTGCAGCCGGAAGAAGAAGTTCTGGGCCTGTCGGTTCCACCTTGGCCCTGGCTTTGAGGGTGTAGCCCGGCTGGGTCTTCTGGAGTCCTGGCCTACGTGGGTCGCAGGTGCCAGGACAGAAGTGGGAAGGCGCAGGAGGCCAGTGGTTTGGGTGCGATCAGATCCCTACCCCGTTATCAGCCTCGGGGTGCAGCACTGGGAGCCATGGCATGGGGACCGTCACCTCCCCCAGAAGGCACGTGGCCTGGAGCTTAGCAGGACCTGGCTTCATGCCAGCGTTTCCTGACTCCTAGTGTGTGCCAGGTCTGGGGGGTGAGGCTGGAAGCCGCGTGGACCCTCCCCTCACTGGGGGGCTGGGCCGCGGGCACAGAGAGATGCACTGCGGGACCAGGACCCCTGCTGGGGTCTTAATCCCCAGCGCCCGGTGGCCTGGAACCCTCTGGGCACAAGACGACGTTCCTCAGATGCTTCCTGGTCATTCCAGCACCTGAGTCTGGCACAGGGGCAAATGCCGCAGCCAGCCCCACCTGACCCCCACCCGCGGGCGCGGCAGATGTGCCTTCCCCTGGGACGGAGGCGGCCCCTGGCAGTCTTGTCCGTCGGCTCGCCCTTGAAGCCACCACCGTCCGTTTCCTCAGGATGATGGGGGTGTGATGTGCTTCGTGTCCCTGAAGCCCCCGTCACGGGTGCCTGCTGGTTGTCCAAGCACGGGAGCCACCTCCCCCCTCCGCCGGGGGCTGGCCTtgccctgcccttcctccacGCACTCTCCTCTCCTTGGGCCGGGGCGTTGGCGCCCCGGCCGGCTCCGTCTGCTGGGACAGGCATCCACACCCACCGGCCTTGGCACTCCCGGTGGGCCCATCTCGCCTGCCTGACCTTGACTCACCCTCTCTGTAGTGCTGTGGGCCACGGCCTCCTGCCCTAGCCCCTGCCCTTAGCTGTGGTCGTCAGCCCCAcgtccctgctcctgctcctcacGGTTGACCCTGAGCTGGGAGGCAGTCCCTTTCCGTGCCGGCCCCAAGAAGTGACGTGATAACAGCCCCCCAGCTCGTGGGAGGTGGCTGGAGGTCGCGGAGCTTGTGGGGCAGGAGCCGAGTGCTAGTTTCTGTCTGGTGCCCCGTCCACTCCTCCCCCAGCTGATGACAGCactgtggggggtgtgggggggcagggctggggtgggaagggcaggaggAAGCGGTGGGATGGAGAGCAGTTCAGACCAACCTGGCCCCATCTCTGTGCCAGCCTGAGGGCGCTGGGGGTCCAGATGGAGTGCCTGGCAAGGCGGCACGATCTGTCGATCTGTCGGAGGTGACTTGTGGCTTGTGAgcactgccccaccccctgcaccaGCTGCCCAGCCTGGGAAGAGCCAGAACCCCTGTCGTGGGGGGCCAAGGCGTGGGGCTGCCCAGGCCTTCGGAGCAGGCTGCTGGCTTGGGCTTGGGCTGCCGGTGGGCTCCGTTCCCTGACTCAAGCCTCTGCGCATTCCTCCTGCTATTCCTCGGGGCTCTGGGCTGCTGGACCACTCCAGCCAGCCCGTGGTTTGGACCATTGTCCTGGTGCCCCATCCCGACTGGGGACCCTGGGGACCGCTGCTCACTTGACCCCCACGTGGCTGGCTGACCGGGGTGGCGGTGGGAGATGCCGGGGCCTCTCCCAGGTGGTGGGTGAGGTCCGGCTCTCCTGGGCAGCCTGCCCCTGAGCCGGTGGGTCAATGTGGGCTGTTGTGCCCTTGCTGGACCTGGAGAGTTATAGGCCTGTCCGTGGTGGCGGGGGTGCCCAGTGGACAGCGCACCTAGGAGGCCTGCCTGGGGGGGACTTGTCCCTACTGATTGTCTCTTGGCAGAATTGCAGAtgtcctctctgtccctcccctgatGTCCAGGCAGGGGCTGACTGCTGTGGGGCCTGGTGGCCAGGCCTCCTCTCACCTCTGCCCGAGCCCGCAGGCAGCGGTTGGTGGGACTGTCCTGCTGCTGCCCGCCCCCGCCTCCCACAGGGTCGTTGGCTTGGTGCCGTGGGCCTCTCCCCGTTGCAGGGGCCACCTGGCCAGGCTCCTGCGGGTCTGGTGACTCCCCTCCCGTCTGCCCTCCTCGCCTCCCGACCTGCGCGTCCTCTGCCGGCCCGAACGTGCCCACATCCCCAGAGCTCAGTCTGCAGCACCCTGGGCCATCTGGCCTCAGCTGCCCCAGCACCCTGGTTTTGTCGGTGGTCGTGGCCCTCAGCCTCACTGCAGTCCTTAAGGCTGTGCGGCGGCCGTTAGGAGCCACTTCCCCACTGGCCCTTTcgtgccctcccaccccccagcgcCCTGGCTgtgtctct
Above is a window of Meles meles chromosome 11, mMelMel3.1 paternal haplotype, whole genome shotgun sequence DNA encoding:
- the TPRN gene encoding taperin, with amino-acid sequence MAGLGRPGPGPRAALPAWKREILERKRAKLAALGGGAAPETRAEAGAAEPPGPAAERLVLADSLGPLRENPFMRLESERRRGTRGGGGEGPAGARPVQQLLELYRRVPGVRTIHADNILIIESAPGFPPAGPGPGPAARIRAAEVLVYEAPTPPGRVSRLLQKFDAPVRRGSLERGRTPPPAPGPAASRVGERATCFEPERRGAGPGARRSDFLQRTGSNSFTVHPRGLHRSAGPRPLPNEPAAPESPAGAANGLAGSAPGPGEWKPKVESEETPVHPPPSPGTPGATPAASLALPTPSPAGATPSQRQWVSAATSANDSFEVRRASKPDIDRIPAGDLQARALASLRVNSRNSFLFIPKRKDSGAPPPEGRQAGGLPEREVGWSSQSLELEAQLVPRRDSVPAGGRSPLGVEEAACARPATALVDQALRRQRLSSPSPCPLAADEAKPAQGLGVPSLAKSSREPGRPGLPVTFIDEVDSEDEVPQEAKLLCPGAAEPPWCPLHPAGPGHPSGRRHLGGNTFTVVPKRKPGSPQASAEPRTQEAEEDEAGGSSDPPAAPGTTLKKRYPTVHEIEVIGGYLALEKSCLTKAGSSRKKMKISFNDKRLQTTFEYPAESSLVQEEEAEAQEEAEEEEEEESSSDGLAEKPFALFLPRATFVNSVGPESPRLPDGSSGLSSYTPKHSVAFNKWQQQTPAQAPREAEPAPKEVMLTPASQNDLSDFRSEPALYF